In the Sarcophilus harrisii chromosome 1, mSarHar1.11, whole genome shotgun sequence genome, one interval contains:
- the HAGHL gene encoding hydroxyacylglutathione hydrolase-like protein isoform X5 codes for MRHGQSWKLTMKVKVISVLEDNYMYLVIEENTKEAIAIDATVPKRLLEIVRKEEVKLTTILTTHHHWDHSRGNEELVQLVPGLQVYGADERIGALTHKLIHNQELKFGAICVRCLLTPGHTLGHMCYFMWEDNCPDAPAVFSGDALFVGGCGRLLEGTAEQMYRSLNETLGTLPKETKVFCGHEYTVRNLKFALKVEPDNENVKTKLAWAKARDDDDIPTVPSTLGEEFHYNPFLRVAN; via the exons ATGCGCCACGGTCAG AGCTGGAAACTGACCATGAAGGTCAAGGTTATTTCAGTTTTGGAAGACAACTACATGTATTTGGTCATTGAAGAGAATACCAAAGAAGCCATTGCAATAGATGCAACAGTTCCCAAAAGG TTGCTGGAAATTGTCAGGAAGGAGGAAGTGAAGCTGACTACCATCTTGACCACTCATCATCACTG GGATCATTCCAGGGGCAATGAGGAGCTGGTGCAGCTGGTTCCAGGGCTTCAGGTGTACGGGGCTGATGAGCGCATTGGTGCCTTGACACACAAGTTGATTCACAACCAGGAGCTCAAG TTTGGAGCCATCTGTGTGCGGTGCTTGCTCACACCTGGCCACACCTTGGGCCATATGTGTTACTTCATGTGGGAAGACAACTGTCCAGATGCTCCAGCTGTGTTCTCAG GTGATGCCTTGTTCGTTGGTGGTTGTGGTCGACTCCTAGAGGGGACAGCAGAACAAATGTACCGGAGCCTCAATGAAACACTGGGGACTCTGCCCAAGGAAACT AAAGTGTTCTGTGGGCACGAGTACACTGTCAGGAATCTCAAGTTTGCTTTGAAGGTGGAACCTGATAATGAAAATGTGAAAACAAAGCTGGCTTGGGCCAAA GCTAGAGATGACGACGACATACCCACAGTGCCTTCAACCTTAGGAGAGGAGTTTCACTATAACCCTTTCCTCAGAGTAGC
- the HAGHL gene encoding hydroxyacylglutathione hydrolase-like protein isoform X1, producing the protein MRHGQSWKLTMKVKVISVLEDNYMYLVIEENTKEAIAIDATVPKRLLEIVRKEEVKLTTILTTHHHWDHSRGNEELVQLVPGLQVYGADERIGALTHKLIHNQELKFGAICVRCLLTPGHTLGHMCYFMWEDNCPDAPAVFSGDALFVGGCGRLLEGTAEQMYRSLNETLGTLPKETKVFCGHEYTVRNLKFALKVEPDNENVKTKLAWAKARDDDDIPTVPSTLGEEFHYNPFLRVAEESVQKYTGKKNPVEVMKILHTENDNFKKRAEPLDPRAVLALEWGLLGSLVQKE; encoded by the exons ATGCGCCACGGTCAG AGCTGGAAACTGACCATGAAGGTCAAGGTTATTTCAGTTTTGGAAGACAACTACATGTATTTGGTCATTGAAGAGAATACCAAAGAAGCCATTGCAATAGATGCAACAGTTCCCAAAAGG TTGCTGGAAATTGTCAGGAAGGAGGAAGTGAAGCTGACTACCATCTTGACCACTCATCATCACTG GGATCATTCCAGGGGCAATGAGGAGCTGGTGCAGCTGGTTCCAGGGCTTCAGGTGTACGGGGCTGATGAGCGCATTGGTGCCTTGACACACAAGTTGATTCACAACCAGGAGCTCAAG TTTGGAGCCATCTGTGTGCGGTGCTTGCTCACACCTGGCCACACCTTGGGCCATATGTGTTACTTCATGTGGGAAGACAACTGTCCAGATGCTCCAGCTGTGTTCTCAG GTGATGCCTTGTTCGTTGGTGGTTGTGGTCGACTCCTAGAGGGGACAGCAGAACAAATGTACCGGAGCCTCAATGAAACACTGGGGACTCTGCCCAAGGAAACT AAAGTGTTCTGTGGGCACGAGTACACTGTCAGGAATCTCAAGTTTGCTTTGAAGGTGGAACCTGATAATGAAAATGTGAAAACAAAGCTGGCTTGGGCCAAA GCTAGAGATGACGACGACATACCCACAGTGCCTTCAACCTTAGGAGAGGAGTTTCACTATAACCCTTTCCTCAGAGTAGC AGAAGAATCTGTCCAGAAATATACTGGGAAAAAGAATCCAGTGGAAGTCATGAAAATTCTACATACAGAAAACGACAACTTCAAAAAACGTGCAGAGCCACTGGACCCTCGTGCAGTCCTTGCATTAGAGTGGGGCCTCTTGGGCTCTTTAGTGCAAAAGGAATGA
- the HAGHL gene encoding hydroxyacylglutathione hydrolase-like protein isoform X3 translates to MRHGQSWKLTMKVKVISVLEDNYMYLVIEENTKEAIAIDATVPKRLLEIVRKEEVKLTTILTTHHHWDHSRGNEELVQLVPGLQVYGADERIGALTHKLIHNQELKFGAICVRCLLTPGHTLGHMCYFMWEDNCPDAPAVFSGDALFVGGCGRLLEGTAEQMYRSLNETLGTLPKETKVFCGHEYTVRNLKFALKVEPDNENVKTKLAWAKARDDDDIPTVPSTLGEEFHYNPFLRVAAHREFITTWPIYW, encoded by the exons ATGCGCCACGGTCAG AGCTGGAAACTGACCATGAAGGTCAAGGTTATTTCAGTTTTGGAAGACAACTACATGTATTTGGTCATTGAAGAGAATACCAAAGAAGCCATTGCAATAGATGCAACAGTTCCCAAAAGG TTGCTGGAAATTGTCAGGAAGGAGGAAGTGAAGCTGACTACCATCTTGACCACTCATCATCACTG GGATCATTCCAGGGGCAATGAGGAGCTGGTGCAGCTGGTTCCAGGGCTTCAGGTGTACGGGGCTGATGAGCGCATTGGTGCCTTGACACACAAGTTGATTCACAACCAGGAGCTCAAG TTTGGAGCCATCTGTGTGCGGTGCTTGCTCACACCTGGCCACACCTTGGGCCATATGTGTTACTTCATGTGGGAAGACAACTGTCCAGATGCTCCAGCTGTGTTCTCAG GTGATGCCTTGTTCGTTGGTGGTTGTGGTCGACTCCTAGAGGGGACAGCAGAACAAATGTACCGGAGCCTCAATGAAACACTGGGGACTCTGCCCAAGGAAACT AAAGTGTTCTGTGGGCACGAGTACACTGTCAGGAATCTCAAGTTTGCTTTGAAGGTGGAACCTGATAATGAAAATGTGAAAACAAAGCTGGCTTGGGCCAAA GCTAGAGATGACGACGACATACCCACAGTGCCTTCAACCTTAGGAGAGGAGTTTCACTATAACCCTTTCCTCAGAGTAGC
- the HAGHL gene encoding hydroxyacylglutathione hydrolase-like protein isoform X4 gives MRHGQSWKLTMKVKVISVLEDNYMYLVIEENTKEAIAIDATVPKRLLEIVRKEEVKLTTILTTHHHWDHSRGNEELVQLVPGLQVYGADERIGALTHKLIHNQELKFGAICVRCLLTPGHTLGHMCYFMWEDNCPDAPAVFSGDALFVGGCGRLLEGTAEQMYRSLNETLGTLPKETKVFCGHEYTVRNLKFALKVEPDNENVKTKLAWAKARDDDDIPTVPSTLGEEFHYNPFLRVACPGAAGT, from the exons ATGCGCCACGGTCAG AGCTGGAAACTGACCATGAAGGTCAAGGTTATTTCAGTTTTGGAAGACAACTACATGTATTTGGTCATTGAAGAGAATACCAAAGAAGCCATTGCAATAGATGCAACAGTTCCCAAAAGG TTGCTGGAAATTGTCAGGAAGGAGGAAGTGAAGCTGACTACCATCTTGACCACTCATCATCACTG GGATCATTCCAGGGGCAATGAGGAGCTGGTGCAGCTGGTTCCAGGGCTTCAGGTGTACGGGGCTGATGAGCGCATTGGTGCCTTGACACACAAGTTGATTCACAACCAGGAGCTCAAG TTTGGAGCCATCTGTGTGCGGTGCTTGCTCACACCTGGCCACACCTTGGGCCATATGTGTTACTTCATGTGGGAAGACAACTGTCCAGATGCTCCAGCTGTGTTCTCAG GTGATGCCTTGTTCGTTGGTGGTTGTGGTCGACTCCTAGAGGGGACAGCAGAACAAATGTACCGGAGCCTCAATGAAACACTGGGGACTCTGCCCAAGGAAACT AAAGTGTTCTGTGGGCACGAGTACACTGTCAGGAATCTCAAGTTTGCTTTGAAGGTGGAACCTGATAATGAAAATGTGAAAACAAAGCTGGCTTGGGCCAAA GCTAGAGATGACGACGACATACCCACAGTGCCTTCAACCTTAGGAGAGGAGTTTCACTATAACCCTTTCCTCAGAGTAGC GTGTCCAGGGGCTGCTGGAACTTGA
- the HAGHL gene encoding hydroxyacylglutathione hydrolase-like protein isoform X2: MKVKVISVLEDNYMYLVIEENTKEAIAIDATVPKRLLEIVRKEEVKLTTILTTHHHWDHSRGNEELVQLVPGLQVYGADERIGALTHKLIHNQELKFGAICVRCLLTPGHTLGHMCYFMWEDNCPDAPAVFSGDALFVGGCGRLLEGTAEQMYRSLNETLGTLPKETKVFCGHEYTVRNLKFALKVEPDNENVKTKLAWAKARDDDDIPTVPSTLGEEFHYNPFLRVAEESVQKYTGKKNPVEVMKILHTENDNFKKRAEPLDPRAVLALEWGLLGSLVQKE, translated from the exons ATGAAGGTCAAGGTTATTTCAGTTTTGGAAGACAACTACATGTATTTGGTCATTGAAGAGAATACCAAAGAAGCCATTGCAATAGATGCAACAGTTCCCAAAAGG TTGCTGGAAATTGTCAGGAAGGAGGAAGTGAAGCTGACTACCATCTTGACCACTCATCATCACTG GGATCATTCCAGGGGCAATGAGGAGCTGGTGCAGCTGGTTCCAGGGCTTCAGGTGTACGGGGCTGATGAGCGCATTGGTGCCTTGACACACAAGTTGATTCACAACCAGGAGCTCAAG TTTGGAGCCATCTGTGTGCGGTGCTTGCTCACACCTGGCCACACCTTGGGCCATATGTGTTACTTCATGTGGGAAGACAACTGTCCAGATGCTCCAGCTGTGTTCTCAG GTGATGCCTTGTTCGTTGGTGGTTGTGGTCGACTCCTAGAGGGGACAGCAGAACAAATGTACCGGAGCCTCAATGAAACACTGGGGACTCTGCCCAAGGAAACT AAAGTGTTCTGTGGGCACGAGTACACTGTCAGGAATCTCAAGTTTGCTTTGAAGGTGGAACCTGATAATGAAAATGTGAAAACAAAGCTGGCTTGGGCCAAA GCTAGAGATGACGACGACATACCCACAGTGCCTTCAACCTTAGGAGAGGAGTTTCACTATAACCCTTTCCTCAGAGTAGC AGAAGAATCTGTCCAGAAATATACTGGGAAAAAGAATCCAGTGGAAGTCATGAAAATTCTACATACAGAAAACGACAACTTCAAAAAACGTGCAGAGCCACTGGACCCTCGTGCAGTCCTTGCATTAGAGTGGGGCCTCTTGGGCTCTTTAGTGCAAAAGGAATGA